From Nitrospirota bacterium, the proteins below share one genomic window:
- a CDS encoding response regulator produces the protein MRKVKINLFDDDVTDLNLLAAILSRRNYEVHVFNRAVICPISSDQADKCPNTNPCSDIIIADNQMPGMSGVEMVRLQAQRGCPVDSKNKAVASVDFDNEARKMIEGLGCTSFSKPIQLSRLFAWLDDCKKRIDLSKPAAIKRKHTRYPANIDVFYTYSSDDKLQKGTVLNFSNNGLCLKVYTHLMEKQSLRIKTELPNGCEKASVQWIKQIGADFFLTGLMAQ, from the coding sequence TTGAGAAAAGTGAAGATTAATCTCTTTGACGATGACGTGACTGATCTGAATTTACTCGCTGCAATTCTGTCCCGGAGAAATTACGAGGTACATGTTTTTAATAGGGCGGTTATTTGCCCAATCTCCAGCGACCAGGCAGACAAATGTCCTAATACTAATCCGTGCTCTGATATTATTATAGCCGATAATCAAATGCCAGGCATGTCCGGAGTTGAAATGGTTCGTCTGCAGGCCCAGAGAGGATGTCCGGTTGACTCAAAAAATAAAGCGGTTGCGTCCGTAGATTTTGACAATGAGGCACGGAAGATGATCGAAGGGCTAGGGTGCACATCCTTCAGCAAACCGATTCAATTAAGCAGGCTTTTCGCCTGGCTCGATGACTGCAAAAAACGAATTGATCTGTCAAAACCCGCAGCGATCAAGAGAAAGCACACGCGTTATCCAGCGAACATCGATGTGTTTTATACTTATAGCAGTGACGATAAATTACAAAAAGGAACCGTCCTGAATTTCAGCAACAACGGACTTTGCCTAAAAGTATATACTCATCTTATGGAAAAACAATCTCTGAGAATTAAAACTGAACTGCCCAATGGCTGCGAGAAGGCATCTGTTCAATGGATAAAACAGATAGGCGCCGACTTTTTTCTTACCGGATTGATGGCACAGTAG
- a CDS encoding FtsX-like permease family protein yields the protein MNLPNLLKHISLKRIRLQKVHTLMTVAGISLGVAAIVSIGIVNKSVMRSFEDSINRVTGRAALQITGAASGFPEELIERVQKVPGVEYAVPVIDTQGILVGAKEQTLMVLGVDVLQDGNIREYKLSDEGADIPDPLLFLARPDSILLTRELAEREGIKLEQKIQVQTVRGIRTFRVRGLLNPEGPAKIMAGSIAIMDYPAAQMAFGKEGRIDRIDVSLLRNEDLDVVRERIIKALPGGYSVTTPEGRTKQVEVLISHFQKNINLISFIAVFVGMYLIYNAVSISVVQRRKEIGILRALGSTRKEIISLFLGETFIMAIVGSGLGLVVGILFAKSAIGAVGQTVSELYQRTSISEISISLPNLAIGFVTGIAASLAAALFPALASTRITPVSAIRSMPYSEEGFFSGKRLKIAAISLVLLAAVLLFLFKTFTESALFHNTATMFLATIFFLLGISLATPSVLQGFLVFFRKTVSPRVGATGRLAGLNLQKNITRNAVAAAAIFYGISVFVSSSGLIYSTKQSVLDWIDSYVRGDIIVTSGHPIATTGSQNIPMPIEMGKDIEQVPGVLSADPFRKLFIDYHGRRILLLTVDIERRMVYSPLKIAQGKREDMARLLPNRNYIAVNEAIASQEHLKPGDVMVLPTPEGPVEFKVAAVNVDYSSDSGSILMDINTYHRYWKEFLADSFSVRVRQKNEVETVRDEIARRFGNDRRLFVLPAGEFKGEIRKIIDQGFAVNHAINIITMTIACFGIIVTLLASVLERTREIGILRSIGMLRSQVSRVVIIESMLLGIIGGMLGAGAGIIIGWMSLEGFLKGDYGASMQYHVHTASLFWAIALSTLLAALAGVYPAQRAAKTNIVEALSYE from the coding sequence ATGAACCTCCCCAATCTTCTCAAACATATCAGCCTCAAACGCATCCGGCTCCAGAAGGTCCACACCCTCATGACCGTGGCGGGCATCAGCCTCGGCGTTGCCGCCATCGTGTCCATCGGGATCGTGAACAAGAGCGTCATGCGCTCCTTCGAGGACTCGATCAACCGCGTGACGGGACGCGCCGCCCTCCAGATAACCGGAGCTGCTTCAGGATTTCCCGAGGAGCTTATCGAACGCGTTCAGAAGGTCCCCGGCGTCGAGTATGCCGTGCCGGTGATCGATACGCAGGGCATCCTCGTCGGGGCAAAGGAACAAACACTCATGGTCCTCGGCGTGGACGTGCTCCAGGACGGCAATATCCGCGAGTACAAACTCTCCGATGAAGGCGCCGATATCCCCGACCCGCTCCTGTTCCTTGCCCGGCCCGACTCCATCCTGCTCACCCGCGAGCTTGCGGAACGCGAAGGGATCAAGCTCGAGCAAAAGATACAGGTCCAGACCGTGCGCGGCATCCGTACCTTCCGCGTTCGCGGCCTGCTGAATCCCGAAGGTCCTGCAAAGATCATGGCCGGCAGCATTGCGATCATGGACTACCCCGCGGCCCAGATGGCCTTTGGCAAGGAAGGCAGGATAGACCGCATCGATGTGAGCCTCCTGCGCAACGAGGACCTGGATGTCGTCCGAGAACGCATTATAAAGGCACTCCCCGGAGGATACAGTGTCACAACGCCTGAAGGCAGGACAAAACAGGTCGAGGTCCTGATCTCCCACTTTCAGAAGAACATCAACCTTATCAGTTTTATCGCCGTCTTCGTGGGCATGTACCTGATCTATAATGCCGTCTCGATCTCCGTGGTCCAGCGCAGAAAAGAGATCGGCATCCTGCGCGCCCTCGGCTCCACGCGGAAAGAGATCATATCACTCTTCCTGGGAGAGACCTTTATCATGGCCATCGTCGGCTCCGGGCTGGGACTCGTTGTAGGCATCCTCTTTGCAAAATCGGCGATCGGCGCCGTGGGCCAGACCGTTTCCGAACTCTACCAGAGGACCTCGATCTCGGAGATCTCCATCTCCCTGCCGAATCTCGCCATCGGCTTCGTCACCGGCATTGCCGCGAGCCTTGCGGCGGCGTTGTTTCCCGCCCTCGCGAGCACGCGCATCACGCCGGTGTCGGCCATACGCTCAATGCCCTATTCCGAAGAAGGTTTTTTCTCCGGCAAGCGGCTAAAGATCGCGGCAATTTCGCTCGTCCTTCTCGCTGCCGTTCTCCTGTTCCTGTTCAAGACCTTTACGGAATCAGCGCTCTTTCACAATACCGCGACCATGTTCCTGGCAACGATCTTTTTCCTGCTCGGCATTTCGCTCGCGACACCTTCCGTGCTCCAGGGTTTTCTCGTCTTCTTTCGCAAAACCGTCTCGCCGCGGGTGGGAGCAACGGGCAGACTTGCCGGATTGAACCTCCAGAAGAACATCACCCGCAATGCCGTGGCCGCTGCGGCCATCTTTTATGGGATCTCGGTTTTTGTGAGTTCTTCGGGGCTCATCTATAGCACCAAACAGTCCGTGCTCGACTGGATCGATTCCTATGTGCGGGGAGACATTATCGTAACGTCCGGACATCCTATCGCGACCACGGGCTCTCAGAACATCCCCATGCCCATCGAGATGGGGAAAGATATCGAACAGGTTCCCGGTGTGCTCTCAGCAGACCCGTTCCGTAAGCTTTTCATCGATTATCACGGAAGGCGCATCCTGCTTCTCACTGTGGATATCGAACGAAGGATGGTATACAGCCCCTTAAAGATCGCCCAAGGAAAACGCGAAGACATGGCTCGACTGCTGCCGAACCGGAATTACATCGCCGTAAACGAAGCAATTGCCTCGCAGGAGCACCTCAAGCCCGGCGATGTCATGGTGCTCCCGACTCCTGAAGGGCCGGTCGAGTTCAAGGTCGCTGCCGTGAACGTGGACTACAGCTCGGACTCCGGATCCATCCTCATGGACATAAACACCTACCACCGGTACTGGAAGGAATTTCTGGCGGACTCATTCTCGGTGCGGGTAAGGCAGAAGAACGAGGTTGAAACAGTGCGGGATGAGATCGCGCGAAGGTTCGGGAATGACCGCCGTCTTTTCGTCCTGCCGGCCGGGGAGTTTAAAGGAGAGATCCGGAAGATCATTGACCAGGGCTTCGCCGTGAACCATGCGATCAATATCATCACGATGACCATTGCGTGCTTCGGTATCATTGTCACCCTGCTCGCGTCGGTGCTCGAGCGTACGCGCGAGATCGGCATCCTGCGCTCCATCGGCATGCTCAGGAGCCAGGTGTCCCGCGTGGTCATCATCGAATCCATGCTCCTCGGCATCATCGGCGGCATGCTCGGCGCCGGGGCGGGCATCATCATCGGCTGGATGAGCCTCGAGGGTTTTCTCAAAGGCGATTACGGGGCAAGCATGCAGTATCACGTCCACACAGCTTCACTCTTCTGGGCGATCGCTCTTTCGACCCTGCTCGCCGCCCTGGCAGGCGTTTATCCCGCGCAACGGGCGGCAAAGACCAATATCGTGGAGGCGCTTTCTTATGAGTAA
- a CDS encoding HD domain-containing protein — protein sequence MADNDMHEGLSRVISQLTAAVLNTGLYSAIHPQVALYIEKAYVALSEILQSRPEITLLVIGNDLVAENRPIEASGAASYVTNFIRILKKQAIERITFAAGLPKEELRALIQELASSDTLSIRSTSFIKLGKVELRIKKLDEQQSSGGADAVPNAGLVSAPDVPPEVLQELLALTSEELDLLKDLYLRAKLHKKIDVRSVDDMVKGFIQGFRKEINPLGLLASLKSVNEYTFTHVTNVCILTMSLAENLGFTGEHLHQIGVASLLHDIGKIFIPDEILSKAGMLTPEERRTIETHTVKGARYLMGIEGIPKLAVLAALEHHQKFDGNGYPSIKGGWTPNITSQFISVADVFDAMRSRRSYQEPKPLELIVSVLMKGKGTSFNPMVVDRFLKMIAR from the coding sequence ATGGCAGACAATGACATGCATGAGGGGTTGTCGCGGGTGATCTCGCAGCTCACCGCGGCAGTACTGAATACGGGTCTGTATTCAGCGATCCATCCCCAGGTGGCGTTGTACATCGAAAAGGCATACGTTGCGCTTTCGGAAATACTGCAGAGCAGGCCGGAAATAACTTTGCTTGTCATCGGGAACGACCTTGTCGCAGAAAACCGGCCGATCGAGGCTTCGGGAGCCGCGTCGTATGTGACGAACTTCATCCGGATACTGAAAAAGCAGGCGATCGAACGCATCACCTTTGCCGCGGGACTTCCGAAAGAGGAGCTTCGGGCACTTATTCAGGAGCTCGCCTCTTCGGATACGCTCTCGATACGGTCTACCTCGTTCATCAAACTGGGCAAGGTGGAACTCAGGATCAAGAAGCTCGACGAACAGCAGTCGTCTGGCGGGGCGGATGCCGTGCCGAATGCCGGCCTTGTTTCCGCTCCCGATGTCCCTCCGGAGGTTCTTCAAGAGTTGCTTGCCCTGACGAGTGAGGAACTCGATCTCCTCAAAGATCTTTACCTTCGCGCCAAACTGCACAAAAAGATCGATGTCCGCAGTGTGGACGACATGGTCAAGGGGTTTATCCAGGGTTTTCGGAAGGAGATCAACCCCCTGGGTCTTCTCGCATCGCTCAAGTCCGTGAACGAATATACGTTTACCCATGTCACGAACGTATGTATCCTGACCATGAGCCTTGCGGAGAATCTGGGTTTCACGGGTGAGCACCTGCATCAGATCGGCGTCGCGTCGCTCTTGCACGATATCGGAAAGATATTCATCCCGGATGAGATCCTGAGCAAGGCCGGAATGCTCACTCCGGAAGAGCGGAGGACCATTGAGACTCATACGGTCAAGGGCGCGCGCTATCTCATGGGGATCGAGGGAATCCCGAAGTTGGCGGTCCTCGCGGCATTGGAGCACCACCAGAAGTTCGACGGGAACGGATATCCGTCTATCAAGGGCGGATGGACGCCGAATATTACGAGCCAGTTTATCTCTGTCGCAGATGTCTTCGATGCGATGAGGAGCCGGCGCTCCTATCAGGAACCAAAACCCTTGGAATTGATCGTATCCGTGCTGATGAAAGGAAAGGGCACCTCTTTTAATCCGATGGTTGTTGACCGGTTTCTCAAAATGATAGCGCGGTGA
- the pyrR gene encoding bifunctional pyr operon transcriptional regulator/uracil phosphoribosyltransferase PyrR produces MSSKEKALILDKAGIDRALTRVAHEILEKNKGAGDIVLVGIQRGGVHIAGRLAKKIREIEKVEVPVGSLDITMYRDDLSTRKSQPVLQATDITFDIKDRIMVLVDDVLFTGRTIRAALNSIMDYGRPKCIQLAVLVDRGHRELPIRADYVGKNLPTSAKEKVEVMLAEDGVEEKIVIMGE; encoded by the coding sequence ATGAGTTCAAAAGAAAAAGCACTTATCCTTGACAAGGCCGGCATCGACCGGGCGCTTACCCGGGTGGCCCATGAGATCCTGGAAAAGAACAAAGGGGCCGGGGATATTGTACTCGTCGGCATCCAGCGCGGCGGTGTGCACATCGCCGGGCGGCTGGCGAAAAAGATCCGCGAGATCGAGAAGGTGGAGGTCCCGGTGGGAAGTCTGGACATCACCATGTACCGTGATGACCTGTCAACGCGCAAGTCCCAGCCCGTGCTTCAAGCCACGGACATTACCTTCGATATCAAGGACAGGATCATGGTCCTTGTGGATGACGTGCTCTTTACCGGAAGGACCATCCGTGCGGCGCTGAACAGCATCATGGACTACGGCAGGCCAAAATGCATACAACTCGCGGTCCTTGTAGATAGAGGGCACCGGGAACTTCCGATCCGCGCCGACTATGTGGGCAAGAATCTCCCGACCTCGGCAAAGGAGAAGGTGGAAGTGATGCTGGCAGAGGATGGAGTGGAAGAGAAGATCGTAATAATGGGAGAATGA
- a CDS encoding ABC transporter ATP-binding protein: MIELKSVTRTYRHGIKDIHALSNITLSIRTGEFLSVMGPSGSGKSTLLNLIGGLDQPSLGEIFIDRIPLHGISDDELTLIRRRRVGFIFQFFNLLPILTAAENVGLPLLLEGIPFAKIKPKAEALLHKVGLGERIEHRPEQLSGGEMQRVAIARALIANPAVLLADEPTGNLDSRTSEDIFLLLAGLHREGQTIVMVTHDQMAATHGTRTITLKDGSIAEDTATKG; encoded by the coding sequence ATGATAGAACTGAAGAGTGTGACGCGAACCTACCGGCACGGCATAAAAGATATCCACGCTTTGAGCAATATCACGCTCAGCATACGGACCGGTGAATTTCTGTCCGTCATGGGGCCCTCCGGATCGGGCAAGAGCACTCTCCTGAACCTTATCGGAGGCCTGGACCAGCCGAGTCTCGGAGAGATCTTCATTGACAGGATACCGCTTCACGGAATCTCCGACGACGAGCTCACGCTTATCCGGCGGCGGCGCGTTGGCTTCATCTTCCAGTTCTTCAACCTTCTGCCCATTCTGACCGCGGCGGAGAATGTGGGCCTTCCCCTTCTGCTTGAGGGCATCCCTTTCGCAAAGATCAAACCCAAAGCGGAAGCGCTGCTGCATAAAGTCGGTCTCGGTGAGCGGATCGAACACCGGCCCGAGCAGCTCTCTGGCGGTGAGATGCAGCGCGTGGCCATTGCGCGCGCGCTCATCGCAAACCCTGCCGTGCTCCTGGCCGACGAACCCACGGGAAACCTCGATTCGCGCACCAGCGAAGACATTTTCCTGCTGCTCGCCGGCCTCCACCGGGAAGGCCAGACGATCGTCATGGTGACCCATGATCAGATGGCCGCGACCCACGGCACCAGGACCATAACGCTCAAGGACGGCAGCATAGCCGAGGACACGGCAACGAAAGGATAA
- a CDS encoding flavodoxin family protein codes for MKVIAFNGSARKEGNTAILLNLVLDELKAEGIETEIYSLAGKPIQGCIACFKCFEKKNRRCNVEKDIINECIRKMDEADGILLGSPTYFADVSAGMKALIERCGMVGRANPDMYKRKVGAAVVAVRRAGAIHVFNSLNYFFTINEMIIPGSSYWNIGIGRQPGEVSNDTEGVQTMKNLGKNMAWLLKKTRS; via the coding sequence ATGAAGGTCATTGCATTCAACGGCAGTGCGCGGAAGGAAGGGAACACCGCTATTCTTTTGAATCTTGTTCTCGACGAGCTCAAAGCAGAGGGCATCGAGACGGAGATCTACTCACTTGCGGGAAAACCGATCCAGGGCTGCATTGCCTGCTTCAAGTGCTTCGAGAAAAAGAACCGGCGCTGTAATGTGGAGAAGGACATCATCAACGAGTGCATCCGGAAGATGGATGAGGCGGACGGGATCCTGCTCGGCTCTCCCACGTACTTCGCCGATGTGTCGGCGGGAATGAAAGCGTTGATCGAGCGGTGCGGCATGGTGGGGCGCGCGAATCCGGACATGTACAAACGCAAGGTGGGCGCGGCAGTTGTGGCGGTCAGGCGGGCGGGCGCGATCCATGTTTTTAACTCGCTTAATTATTTTTTCACGATCAATGAAATGATCATCCCCGGATCGAGCTACTGGAACATCGGCATAGGTCGCCAGCCGGGAGAGGTCAGTAACGACACCGAGGGTGTGCAGACCATGAAGAACCTTGGAAAGAATATGGCGTGGCTTTTGAAAAAGACGCGTTCGTGA
- a CDS encoding DUF2934 domain-containing protein — MTMDKNMRGEIARVAYGLYEKRGCAAGNDFSDWIEAEKIVNRKYSKGLASDIKPVKPTQPHIAMQSAKSKSRGLFPRASAR, encoded by the coding sequence ATGACTATGGACAAGAATATGCGTGGTGAGATCGCTCGTGTAGCTTACGGCCTTTATGAAAAACGCGGGTGCGCCGCGGGAAACGATTTCTCGGATTGGATTGAAGCGGAAAAGATCGTGAATCGGAAATACTCCAAAGGATTGGCCAGTGACATCAAACCCGTCAAGCCGACTCAGCCTCATATCGCGATGCAATCAGCAAAATCAAAGTCGCGAGGACTATTTCCCAGAGCTTCAGCGAGATAA
- a CDS encoding outer membrane lipoprotein-sorting protein, whose product MSKSQFGIQRSKFGVRSGKTKEPEIGMDYSTPDSELPTPNWAGWVLRFLLATIMLSGTLQTTVANAMSGREVYEKVHEQRSRSLDRKTEVTMVLFDKGGGKRTRTLTEYGKKSIPGAYKVLIVFNSPPDLKNVGFLIHAHTFSDRDLWAYFPEYRRVRRIAASAQDDSFFGSDFSYDDFGGPPNMDDYNFNILKEEVLDGKQCYVVEVTPDMHRKYTKYIAWVAKNLWVHLRIDYYQDDVIYRTGLFTDIRTIDGIPTPFKMNMENKKTGHRTELTIESIKYHTQFADDLFSQRSMERAGK is encoded by the coding sequence ATGAGTAAGAGTCAGTTCGGAATTCAGCGTTCGAAGTTCGGAGTAAGGAGCGGCAAAACAAAAGAACCGGAGATAGGAATGGATTACTCAACCCCTGACTCCGAACTCCCAACTCCGAACTGGGCCGGTTGGGTACTGCGTTTTCTTTTAGCAACAATCATGCTCTCTGGAACATTGCAAACTACAGTCGCAAACGCAATGAGCGGCCGCGAAGTGTACGAAAAGGTCCACGAACAGCGCTCCCGGTCACTCGATAGGAAGACCGAAGTGACCATGGTCCTCTTCGACAAGGGCGGCGGCAAGCGCACGCGAACGCTCACGGAGTATGGGAAGAAGTCAATCCCCGGGGCATATAAGGTCCTCATCGTATTCAATTCGCCGCCGGACCTGAAAAACGTCGGGTTCCTGATCCACGCGCATACGTTCTCCGACCGCGACCTCTGGGCCTACTTCCCGGAGTACAGGCGCGTGCGGCGCATTGCCGCAAGCGCTCAGGATGATTCGTTCTTCGGGTCTGATTTTTCGTACGATGACTTCGGCGGGCCGCCGAACATGGATGACTACAATTTCAATATACTGAAAGAAGAGGTCCTCGACGGCAAACAGTGCTACGTTGTCGAAGTAACACCGGATATGCATAGGAAATACACAAAGTACATCGCCTGGGTGGCAAAGAACCTCTGGGTCCATCTGAGGATCGATTACTACCAGGACGATGTAATTTATCGAACCGGTCTTTTCACGGATATCAGGACCATTGACGGGATCCCGACCCCTTTCAAGATGAATATGGAGAATAAGAAAACAGGCCACCGGACAGAGCTTACGATCGAGAGCATCAAGTATCATACTCAATTTGCGGACGATCTATTCTCACAAAGGTCGATGGAGCGAGCAGGGAAGTAA
- a CDS encoding HEAT repeat domain-containing protein, whose amino-acid sequence MSEPQNKKEDTQPSPPQRVEHEVPLDMRLLTEAVIELNISRKNVGIYPPGHIQIANSIERAYQLLQKMFEIRNEMTLGVAKDTLLIGKDYLDQKNPVYRDFALSMSQQGIASVTFLSGLEKDELVRFHGILTIKPEGIRASGGINQVIAGAVIPHIRIQSIDYSSFHVTEEQEIFKATARAGGGEESGGHLWQDFVTHLSAGTLAGPGLGVSVKDAEQIDPAELARLLNERKLDASAAIESYDQIISTYVRGTAEKKQITQEQSKTLANMNALLKDLHPELRKQFLSVAFKNISPRAGSPAEAEAVIGGFTDDMVIEMLGQASAEGREISPTLAGLVGKLAHAHTEGSSGSQQGNSKQPAKGFVAPVFQPEHMQKLFDREKYEEYVTDDYQSMLKKLSETSQATVEQFSLTEHLQSLEDENLDYQIGRALLAFLEENIDEEDYKEFAKKIVAIIPQFLETGNFEMLWDILETLRRHSTDKPIQGIREIAAESRKFFIEPEFIAKALSAFDRWMREKGQAASGLIQALGPETIPGLMDIFSNDETVGGRRVLFNLLCLFGEPAVREAEKRLRDPRAHTVRNLLLLIGRAGTAASIPQIKPLLRHQDPMVRIEALGTLLKFKDPGAISLLRSAIHDKDPDFAYKAVVLAGQYRIGDVTEDVLSKIKRVILFETDYVENEELIRVLGNIGDARAVPELEKLAGTTWSLYPSSLMHMKEAIYASLARYPRDTIAGLLRIGEKLNNDTIRRTCSQLREKQ is encoded by the coding sequence ATGAGCGAACCGCAGAACAAAAAAGAAGACACGCAGCCCTCACCGCCCCAGCGCGTCGAGCATGAAGTCCCGCTCGATATGCGGCTCCTTACTGAGGCCGTGATCGAGCTGAATATTTCTCGAAAGAACGTGGGCATCTACCCGCCAGGCCATATTCAGATCGCCAACAGCATTGAACGTGCCTACCAGCTTCTCCAGAAAATGTTCGAGATCCGAAACGAGATGACCCTCGGAGTGGCCAAGGACACCCTGCTGATCGGCAAGGATTACCTTGACCAGAAGAACCCTGTCTATCGGGATTTTGCGCTTTCCATGAGCCAGCAGGGGATCGCATCGGTCACCTTTCTCAGCGGTCTGGAAAAGGACGAACTCGTGCGATTCCACGGGATCCTTACCATCAAGCCGGAAGGTATCAGGGCTTCGGGCGGGATCAACCAGGTCATAGCCGGGGCTGTTATTCCCCATATCAGGATCCAGTCCATCGATTACAGCAGTTTCCACGTCACCGAAGAACAGGAGATTTTCAAGGCGACTGCCAGGGCCGGGGGAGGCGAAGAGTCAGGCGGACATCTGTGGCAGGATTTTGTAACGCACCTCTCGGCAGGCACCCTCGCCGGACCGGGGCTGGGGGTGTCGGTGAAGGACGCGGAGCAGATAGACCCCGCCGAGCTCGCACGGCTTCTCAATGAACGCAAGCTGGATGCAAGCGCCGCCATAGAAAGCTATGACCAGATCATCTCAACCTATGTACGCGGAACAGCTGAAAAAAAACAGATTACCCAGGAACAATCAAAGACACTTGCGAACATGAATGCTCTTTTAAAGGACCTTCACCCGGAACTCAGGAAACAGTTTCTGTCCGTTGCGTTCAAAAATATCTCGCCACGAGCAGGATCTCCCGCAGAGGCCGAAGCGGTGATCGGGGGCTTCACCGACGATATGGTTATCGAGATGCTGGGGCAGGCAAGCGCCGAGGGGAGGGAAATATCGCCGACGCTTGCGGGTCTCGTGGGCAAGCTTGCCCACGCGCATACCGAAGGCTCGAGCGGTTCGCAGCAGGGTAACAGCAAACAGCCGGCAAAGGGATTTGTTGCTCCCGTTTTCCAGCCCGAACATATGCAAAAACTGTTTGACCGTGAAAAGTATGAAGAGTATGTGACTGATGACTATCAATCGATGCTCAAGAAATTATCAGAGACCTCTCAGGCAACGGTTGAACAGTTTTCGCTGACAGAACACTTGCAATCACTGGAGGACGAGAATCTGGATTATCAGATCGGCCGGGCGCTTCTCGCTTTTTTAGAAGAAAATATCGATGAAGAGGATTATAAGGAGTTCGCAAAAAAAATAGTTGCCATCATACCCCAATTCCTTGAGACCGGCAATTTCGAGATGCTCTGGGATATTTTAGAGACGCTCCGCAGGCATTCAACGGACAAGCCGATACAAGGCATACGGGAGATCGCCGCGGAATCGAGGAAGTTCTTTATCGAGCCGGAATTCATCGCCAAGGCGCTGAGCGCATTCGACCGATGGATGCGGGAAAAGGGACAGGCGGCTTCCGGACTGATTCAGGCCCTCGGGCCGGAGACGATCCCGGGCCTGATGGATATTTTCAGCAATGATGAAACGGTGGGCGGAAGGCGCGTTCTTTTTAACCTGCTGTGTCTCTTCGGTGAACCGGCCGTGCGCGAAGCTGAGAAGCGACTGCGCGACCCGCGGGCGCACACGGTACGGAATCTGCTCCTTTTAATAGGGCGCGCGGGCACCGCAGCGTCCATCCCTCAAATAAAACCATTGCTGAGGCACCAGGATCCGATGGTAAGGATCGAAGCGCTCGGCACGCTTCTGAAATTCAAGGATCCGGGAGCAATTAGCCTGCTTCGAAGTGCGATCCATGATAAAGATCCGGACTTTGCCTATAAGGCTGTCGTACTGGCGGGACAATATCGAATAGGGGATGTTACGGAGGATGTCCTGTCGAAGATCAAACGGGTCATCCTTTTTGAGACGGACTATGTCGAGAATGAGGAGCTCATCAGGGTACTCGGGAATATCGGAGACGCACGAGCGGTGCCTGAACTTGAAAAACTTGCCGGCACGACCTGGTCGCTTTATCCTTCCAGTCTCATGCATATGAAGGAAGCTATCTATGCGTCGCTCGCCCGATATCCGAGGGATACAATAGCAGGCCTTCTCAGGATCGGCGAGAAGCTTAACAATGACACGATCCGCCGAACGTGCAGCCAGCTTAGGGAAAAGCAGTAG
- a CDS encoding PEP-CTERM sorting domain-containing protein yields MFKHFGKIIFVLLFGFLLLSLPNTGSATISLEFDPMNQSVYEGNTASVGVWVMNPDTLVSGFDISVKFDSSIISLNSIDWGTSLGILDADNSGYDVYDSYLINIWKDWDGITSFTQDTNGFSLFTMNFDTVGIGTSDLLFTDLFEYDANEPALYGDLVRNFFLSDTTFEYIPITNNIETGSITVASATTVPEPGTALLLGLGLAGLASLKKKKG; encoded by the coding sequence ATGTTTAAGCATTTCGGTAAAATAATCTTTGTCTTGTTATTTGGATTTTTGCTGCTCAGTTTACCAAATACGGGTTCAGCAACAATATCTTTGGAATTTGATCCGATGAACCAGTCGGTATATGAAGGGAATACGGCCAGTGTAGGCGTTTGGGTAATGAACCCTGATACACTTGTGAGCGGATTTGATATTTCTGTAAAGTTTGATTCCAGCATTATTTCCTTAAATAGCATCGATTGGGGAACTTCGTTAGGTATTCTTGATGCTGATAACTCAGGATACGATGTATATGATTCCTATTTAATCAACATCTGGAAGGACTGGGACGGGATAACGTCATTCACTCAGGACACTAACGGCTTCAGCTTGTTTACCATGAACTTTGATACTGTTGGTATTGGAACGTCTGATCTCTTGTTCACAGATTTATTCGAATACGATGCTAATGAACCCGCTCTATATGGAGATTTAGTTCGCAACTTTTTCCTTTCTGATACTACATTTGAGTACATTCCTATCACTAATAATATCGAAACAGGCAGTATAACTGTTGCAAGCGCTACAACTGTTCCGGAGCCAGGGACGGCCTTACTCTTGGGACTCGGCTTAGCCGGATTAGCGTCGTTGAAGAAGAAAAAGGGATAG